A genome region from Neofelis nebulosa isolate mNeoNeb1 chromosome 14, mNeoNeb1.pri, whole genome shotgun sequence includes the following:
- the AZIN1 gene encoding antizyme inhibitor 1 isoform X1: MKGFIDDANYSVGLLDEGTNLGNVIDNYVYEHTLTGKNAFFVGDLGKIVKKHSQWQNVVAQIKPFYTVKCNSTPAVLEILAALGTGFACSSKTEMALVQELGVSPENIIYISPCKQVSQIKYAAKIGVNIMTCDNEVELKKIARNHPNAKVLLHIATEDNIGGEEGNMKFGTTLKNCRHLLECAKELDVQIIGVKFHVSSTCKESQVYVHALSDARCVFDMAGEFGFTMNMLDIGGGFTGSEFQLEEVNHVISPLLDVYFPEGSGIKIISEPGSYYVSSAFTLAVNIIAKKVVENDKFSSGVEKTGSDEPAFMYYMNDGVYGSFASKLSEDLNTIPEVHKKYKEDEPLFTSSLWGPSCDELDQIVENCLLPELNVGDWLIFDNMGADSLHEPSAFNDFQRPAIYYMMSFNDWYEMQDAGITSDTMMKNFFFVPSCIQLSQEDGFSSEA; encoded by the exons ATGAAAGGATTTATTGACGATGCAAACTACTCCGTTGGCCTGTTGGATGAAGGAACAAACCTTGGGAATGTGATTGATAATTATGTTTATGAGCACACCCTG ACagggaaaaatgcattttttgtGGGAGATCTTGGAAAGATTGTGAAGAAACACAGTCAGTGGCAGAATGTAGTGGCTCAGATAAAGCCATTCTACACAGTGAAGTGCAACTCCACTCCAGCTGTACTTGAGATTTTGGCAGCTCTTGGAACTGGATTTGCTTGTTCCAGTAAA actGAAATGGCTTTAGTGCAAGAATTGGGTGTATCTCCAGAAAACATCATTTACATAAGTCCTTGCAAACAAGTGTCTCAAATAAAGTATGCAGCAAAAATTGGAGTGAACATCATGACATGTGACAATGAAGTTGAATTGAAGAAAATTGCACGTAATCACCCAAATGCCAA GGTCTTACTACATATTGCAACAGAAGATAATATTGGAGGCGAAGAGGGTAACATGAAGTTTGGCACTACCCTGAAGAACTGTAGGCATCTCTTGGAATGTGCTAAGGAACTTGATGTCCAAATTATTGGGGTTAA ATTTCATGTTTCAAGTACTTGCAAAGAATCTCAAGTATATGTACATGCTCTGTCTGATGCTCGATGTGTGTTTGACATGGCT GGAGAATTTGGCTTCACAATGAACATGTTAGACATTGGTGGAGGCTTCACAGGATCTGAATTTCAGTTGGAAGAG GTTAATCATGTTATCAGCCCTTTGTTGGATGTCTACTTTCCTGAAGGATCTGGCATTAAGATAATTTCAGAACCCGGAAGCTACTATGTGTCTTCTGCATTTACACTTGCAGTTAATATCATTGCAAAGAAAGTTGttgaaaatgataaattttcctctggag TAGAAAAAACCGGAAGTGATGAACCAGCCTTCATGTATTATATGAATGATGGTGTTTATGGTTCTTTTGCAAGTAAACTGTCTGAGGACTTAAATACCATTCCAGAGGTTCACAAG AAATACAAGGAAGATGAGCCTCTGTTTACAAGCAGCCTTTGGGGTCCATCCTGTGATGAGCTTGATCAAATTGTGGAAAACTGTCTTCTTCCTGAGCTGAATGTGGGAGATTGGCTTATCTTTGATAACATGGGAGCAGATTCTCTCCATGAACCATCTGCTTTTAATGATTTTCAGAGGCCAGCGATTTACTACATGATGTCATTCAATGATTG gtaTGAGATGCAGGATGCTGGAATTACTTCAGACACAATGATGAAGAACTTCTTCTTTGTGCCTTCTTGCATTCAGCTGAGCCAAGAAGATGGCTTTTCCTCTGAAGCTTAA
- the AZIN1 gene encoding antizyme inhibitor 1 isoform X2 codes for MKGFIDDANYSVGLLDEGTNLGNVIDNYVYEHTLTGKNAFFVGDLGKIVKKHSQWQNVVAQIKPFYTVKCNSTPAVLEILAALGTGFACSSKTEMALVQELGVSPENIIYISPCKQVSQIKYAAKIGVNIMTCDNEVELKKIARNHPNAKVLLHIATEDNIGGEEGNMKFGTTLKNCRHLLECAKELDVQIIGVKFHVSSTCKESQVYVHALSDARCVFDMAGEFGFTMNMLDIGGGFTGSEFQLEEVNHVISPLLDVYFPEGSGIKIISEPGSYYVSSAFTLAVNIIAKKVVENDKFSSGEKTGSDEPAFMYYMNDGVYGSFASKLSEDLNTIPEVHKKYKEDEPLFTSSLWGPSCDELDQIVENCLLPELNVGDWLIFDNMGADSLHEPSAFNDFQRPAIYYMMSFNDWYEMQDAGITSDTMMKNFFFVPSCIQLSQEDGFSSEA; via the exons ATGAAAGGATTTATTGACGATGCAAACTACTCCGTTGGCCTGTTGGATGAAGGAACAAACCTTGGGAATGTGATTGATAATTATGTTTATGAGCACACCCTG ACagggaaaaatgcattttttgtGGGAGATCTTGGAAAGATTGTGAAGAAACACAGTCAGTGGCAGAATGTAGTGGCTCAGATAAAGCCATTCTACACAGTGAAGTGCAACTCCACTCCAGCTGTACTTGAGATTTTGGCAGCTCTTGGAACTGGATTTGCTTGTTCCAGTAAA actGAAATGGCTTTAGTGCAAGAATTGGGTGTATCTCCAGAAAACATCATTTACATAAGTCCTTGCAAACAAGTGTCTCAAATAAAGTATGCAGCAAAAATTGGAGTGAACATCATGACATGTGACAATGAAGTTGAATTGAAGAAAATTGCACGTAATCACCCAAATGCCAA GGTCTTACTACATATTGCAACAGAAGATAATATTGGAGGCGAAGAGGGTAACATGAAGTTTGGCACTACCCTGAAGAACTGTAGGCATCTCTTGGAATGTGCTAAGGAACTTGATGTCCAAATTATTGGGGTTAA ATTTCATGTTTCAAGTACTTGCAAAGAATCTCAAGTATATGTACATGCTCTGTCTGATGCTCGATGTGTGTTTGACATGGCT GGAGAATTTGGCTTCACAATGAACATGTTAGACATTGGTGGAGGCTTCACAGGATCTGAATTTCAGTTGGAAGAG GTTAATCATGTTATCAGCCCTTTGTTGGATGTCTACTTTCCTGAAGGATCTGGCATTAAGATAATTTCAGAACCCGGAAGCTACTATGTGTCTTCTGCATTTACACTTGCAGTTAATATCATTGCAAAGAAAGTTGttgaaaatgataaattttcctctggag AAAAAACCGGAAGTGATGAACCAGCCTTCATGTATTATATGAATGATGGTGTTTATGGTTCTTTTGCAAGTAAACTGTCTGAGGACTTAAATACCATTCCAGAGGTTCACAAG AAATACAAGGAAGATGAGCCTCTGTTTACAAGCAGCCTTTGGGGTCCATCCTGTGATGAGCTTGATCAAATTGTGGAAAACTGTCTTCTTCCTGAGCTGAATGTGGGAGATTGGCTTATCTTTGATAACATGGGAGCAGATTCTCTCCATGAACCATCTGCTTTTAATGATTTTCAGAGGCCAGCGATTTACTACATGATGTCATTCAATGATTG gtaTGAGATGCAGGATGCTGGAATTACTTCAGACACAATGATGAAGAACTTCTTCTTTGTGCCTTCTTGCATTCAGCTGAGCCAAGAAGATGGCTTTTCCTCTGAAGCTTAA